The Paenibacillus sp. RUD330 genome has a segment encoding these proteins:
- a CDS encoding pseudouridine synthase, which translates to MVKRIRLDKLLSSMGYGSRAEIRRVVKTGIVTVDGSVEKDSGRIVDPGTEQVRYDGELVEYRDKIYLVMNKPPGVVSATEDARDRTVIDLLDPRDRVLEPFPVGRLDKDTEGLLLLTNDGQLAHDLLSPRKHVPKTYFALVEGDTPVGENDREQFAKGVTLEDGYTTLPAELAIEGIAEPEAGGSAGVTTRIRLTIHEGKFHQVKRMFLSTGRKVTYLQRISMGSLELDGTLGLGEYRELSAAELEGLRSGPSKEDGKD; encoded by the coding sequence ATGGTCAAAAGAATTCGACTCGACAAGCTGCTCTCATCCATGGGATACGGCTCCAGAGCCGAGATCCGAAGAGTCGTCAAAACGGGGATCGTGACCGTGGACGGCTCGGTCGAGAAGGACAGCGGCCGCATCGTGGATCCCGGCACCGAGCAGGTCCGGTATGATGGAGAGCTGGTGGAGTACCGGGATAAGATCTATCTCGTGATGAACAAGCCGCCTGGAGTCGTATCGGCGACAGAGGATGCCCGGGACCGGACGGTGATCGATCTGCTGGATCCGCGCGACCGTGTGCTGGAGCCGTTTCCGGTCGGAAGGCTGGACAAGGATACGGAAGGGCTGCTGCTGCTGACAAACGACGGCCAGCTTGCGCATGATCTGCTGTCACCGCGCAAGCATGTGCCGAAGACGTATTTTGCGCTTGTGGAAGGCGACACGCCCGTAGGCGAGAACGACCGGGAGCAGTTCGCCAAGGGAGTCACGCTTGAAGACGGGTACACGACTTTGCCGGCAGAGCTCGCCATTGAAGGCATAGCCGAGCCGGAGGCGGGCGGGAGCGCCGGCGTGACGACCCGGATCCGCCTGACGATCCACGAGGGCAAGTTCCATCAGGTGAAGCGAATGTTTCTATCCACAGGGCGCAAGGTCACCTATCTGCAGCGTATCTCCATGGGCTCCCTCGAGCTTGACGGCACTCTCGGCCTCGGGGAATACCGCGAGCTCAGCGCGGCCGAGCTGGAAGGACTGAGAAGCGGGCCATCCAAAGAGGACGGTAAAGATTGA
- a CDS encoding quinone-dependent dihydroorotate dehydrogenase: MLYQYVAKPFFFRLDPEKAHHLVIDGLHQASRVPGMTALLRGMYGVPEYPELSMDLLGLSFAHPVGLAAGLDKNAKSVEGFSSVGFGFMEVGTVTPLPQPGNELPRLFRLPADEALINRMGFNNDGAAAMAGRLGSLSARPIPVFVNIGKNKATPNELAHEDYRRCVKELFAYGDLFVVNISSPNTPDLRALQLGDELKTLLQAVKEEMAVQAAKHGSAPKPVLVKLAPDMTPEQLAFSVDTIAASGVEGIIATNTTLSRDGLTHANASQSGGMSGRPLRERSTEVVAAIYRQTGGKLPIIGSGGIFTAEDAYAKIRAGASLVEIYTSMIYKGPGIVKEIASGLRELLLRDGHSHLREAIGADHH, translated from the coding sequence TTGCTGTACCAATACGTAGCCAAGCCGTTCTTTTTCCGGCTTGATCCCGAAAAAGCGCATCATCTGGTCATTGACGGCCTTCATCAAGCTTCACGGGTGCCGGGCATGACCGCTTTATTGCGCGGCATGTACGGCGTGCCGGAATACCCCGAGCTCAGCATGGATCTTCTGGGGCTCAGCTTCGCGCATCCCGTGGGTCTTGCCGCGGGCCTGGACAAAAACGCCAAGTCCGTGGAAGGCTTCTCCAGCGTCGGCTTCGGATTCATGGAAGTCGGCACCGTCACGCCGCTTCCCCAGCCCGGCAACGAGCTGCCGAGGCTGTTCCGGCTTCCGGCCGACGAAGCGCTGATCAACCGGATGGGCTTCAACAACGACGGAGCCGCCGCCATGGCCGGGAGGCTCGGCAGCCTCTCCGCGAGGCCGATTCCCGTATTCGTGAACATCGGCAAAAACAAGGCGACTCCGAATGAGCTCGCCCATGAGGATTACCGGCGCTGCGTCAAGGAGCTGTTCGCCTACGGCGATCTGTTCGTCGTCAACATCAGCTCCCCCAATACGCCGGACCTCAGGGCGCTCCAGCTGGGAGACGAGCTGAAGACGCTTCTCCAGGCCGTGAAGGAAGAGATGGCCGTGCAGGCGGCCAAGCATGGATCGGCGCCCAAGCCGGTGCTGGTCAAGCTGGCGCCGGACATGACGCCGGAGCAGCTGGCGTTCTCGGTCGACACGATCGCTGCGAGCGGAGTGGAAGGCATCATCGCGACGAATACGACCCTGTCCCGCGACGGGCTCACCCATGCCAACGCCTCGCAGTCCGGAGGCATGAGCGGCCGTCCGCTGCGCGAGAGATCGACGGAAGTCGTAGCCGCCATCTACCGGCAGACCGGCGGGAAGCTGCCGATCATCGGATCCGGCGGCATCTTCACGGCGGAGGATGCGTACGCCAAAATCAGAGCGGGCGCATCGCTCGTTGAAATTTACACCTCGATGATCTACAAAGGTCCGGGGATCGTAAAAGAAATCGCGTCAGGTCTCAGGGAGCTGCTGCTCCGCGATGGGCATTCCCATCTGCGCGAGGCTATCGGCGCCGATCATCACTGA
- a CDS encoding ferredoxin: protein MSKYTWVDKDTCIACGACGATAPDIYDYDDEGLAETIYDKDGNTGTKAIPENLYEDLQDAADGCPTDSIQIADEPFNM from the coding sequence ATGTCTAAATATACTTGGGTTGACAAAGATACCTGCATCGCTTGCGGAGCTTGCGGCGCAACGGCCCCGGATATCTACGATTATGATGATGAGGGACTGGCCGAGACGATCTACGACAAGGACGGCAACACCGGCACGAAGGCGATTCCTGAGAATCTGTACGAAGATCTGCAGGATGCTGCGGACGGCTGCCCGACGGATTCCATTCAAATCGCGGACGAACCGTTCAATATGTAA
- a CDS encoding nitroreductase family protein — protein sequence MSSEQFFAAVKGRRSLYAISKEKVVSEEKVQSIIEEAVNHTPSAFNSQSSRVLVLFNEQSDKLWDLTLETLRVVTGGGEGFEQTEQRMAGFKAGYGTVLFFEDENVVRGLQDQFPTYQDNFPKWSSQSSGMLQFVVWTALEAEGLGASLQHYNPLIDEQVKQTWELPESWKLIAQMPFGKPTAPAGEKQFAPIETRVKVVK from the coding sequence ATGTCTTCCGAACAATTTTTCGCAGCGGTAAAAGGTCGTCGCTCTCTTTATGCCATCAGCAAGGAAAAAGTGGTCTCCGAAGAGAAAGTCCAATCCATCATCGAAGAAGCCGTCAACCATACGCCATCGGCTTTCAATTCCCAAAGCTCCCGCGTGCTGGTGCTGTTCAACGAGCAGTCCGACAAGCTGTGGGATCTGACGCTGGAGACGCTTCGCGTCGTGACCGGCGGAGGCGAAGGCTTCGAGCAGACCGAGCAGCGCATGGCGGGCTTCAAAGCCGGCTACGGCACGGTATTGTTCTTTGAGGACGAGAATGTGGTGCGGGGCCTTCAGGATCAGTTCCCGACCTACCAGGACAACTTCCCGAAATGGTCCAGCCAGTCGTCGGGCATGCTGCAGTTCGTCGTCTGGACGGCGCTCGAGGCGGAAGGTCTCGGCGCTTCCCTGCAGCACTACAACCCGCTCATCGACGAGCAGGTCAAGCAGACCTGGGAGCTGCCAGAGAGCTGGAAGCTGATCGCTCAAATGCCGTTCGGCAAGCCTACCGCTCCTGCCGGAGAAAAACAGTTCGCTCCGATCGAGACTCGCGTCAAAGTCGTCAAATAA
- a CDS encoding CD3324 family protein — protein MNYKNGKDVLPPSLLQELQKYINGELIYIPKQQERRAAWGELSGSRKMIQRRNEDIYRHYLRGLTLADLEKKFHLSVESLRKIVVKMRAAGVRLETAAGSTALRPEGTGVHS, from the coding sequence TTGAATTACAAAAATGGAAAAGACGTGCTTCCCCCTAGTTTGCTGCAGGAGCTGCAGAAATACATCAACGGGGAATTGATTTACATTCCGAAGCAGCAGGAAAGGCGCGCTGCATGGGGAGAGCTCAGCGGCTCCCGCAAGATGATCCAGCGCCGCAACGAAGACATCTACCGGCATTACCTGCGCGGCCTGACCTTGGCGGACCTGGAGAAGAAATTCCATCTTTCCGTCGAGAGCCTGCGCAAGATCGTGGTCAAGATGAGAGCAGCCGGCGTCCGCCTGGAGACGGCTGCAGGTTCCACGGCCCTGCGGCCGGAAGGAACCGGCGTCCATTCCTGA
- a CDS encoding DNA polymerase IV, whose amino-acid sequence MGETETGIARKGRIILHLDMNAFYCSVHEAEEPERYAGKPTAVAGSVELRKGVIVTCSYPARAKGVRTGMTVREGLKRCPELVLIQPDFNLYRRYSRGFMEIASTYTPLMETVSIDECYLDITGSGMFGSPVEIAQAIQERIRMEWSIPCSVGIGPNKLLAKMASDMKKPSGLTILRIRDVPRLLWHKPCDTLFGVGRKTADKLRKLNISTIGDLAAADESLLTSQFGVYGAHMKEAANGIDRSPVRETREASKSVGHTTTLPENVTRREDVHRVLLNLADQTARRMRRKGFLAGGVQITVRFPDMTTLTRSRALDKPIEDAGAIHREACRLFDEHWKEVVPIRLLGITLHSLHPKETAAVQLDLFDYESEPRREALTKAMDAMRDKYGEGAVLTAGMLGDDPSTLIRNRRIRGTSLQIDDDFVIN is encoded by the coding sequence ATGGGCGAGACGGAGACGGGCATCGCGAGAAAAGGCCGGATCATTTTGCATTTGGATATGAATGCTTTTTACTGCTCGGTCCACGAAGCCGAGGAGCCGGAGCGATACGCGGGCAAGCCTACGGCCGTGGCCGGGAGCGTCGAGCTCCGCAAGGGAGTCATCGTCACCTGCTCCTACCCCGCTCGCGCCAAAGGCGTTCGCACCGGCATGACGGTCCGGGAAGGCCTCAAGCGATGTCCGGAGCTCGTGCTCATCCAGCCGGATTTCAACCTCTACAGACGCTATTCGCGCGGGTTCATGGAGATCGCCTCCACTTACACCCCTCTGATGGAGACGGTATCCATCGACGAATGTTATCTGGATATTACGGGCTCAGGCATGTTCGGCAGTCCCGTGGAGATCGCGCAGGCCATCCAGGAAAGAATCCGGATGGAATGGTCGATTCCATGCTCGGTCGGCATCGGTCCGAACAAGCTGCTCGCCAAGATGGCCTCCGATATGAAGAAGCCTTCCGGATTGACGATCTTGCGCATACGCGATGTTCCGAGGCTTCTCTGGCACAAGCCCTGCGATACGCTGTTCGGCGTCGGCCGCAAAACCGCCGACAAGCTGCGGAAGCTCAACATCTCGACGATCGGCGACCTTGCGGCAGCCGACGAATCGCTGCTTACTTCCCAGTTCGGCGTCTACGGCGCCCATATGAAGGAAGCGGCCAACGGAATCGACCGCTCACCGGTGCGGGAGACGAGGGAAGCGAGCAAGTCGGTCGGCCACACGACGACGCTCCCGGAAAATGTGACGCGGCGGGAAGACGTGCACCGGGTGCTGCTCAACCTGGCGGATCAGACCGCCCGCAGGATGAGGCGGAAGGGCTTCCTCGCGGGAGGCGTGCAGATCACCGTCCGCTTTCCGGATATGACGACACTCACCCGCTCCCGCGCGCTCGACAAGCCGATCGAGGATGCGGGGGCCATCCACCGCGAAGCGTGCAGGCTGTTCGATGAGCACTGGAAGGAAGTCGTGCCGATCCGCCTGCTCGGCATCACCCTTCACAGCCTGCATCCCAAGGAAACGGCCGCGGTGCAGCTCGATCTGTTCGATTACGAAAGCGAGCCGCGCCGGGAGGCGTTGACCAAAGCCATGGACGCCATGCGGGACAAATATGGAGAGGGTGCCGTGCTGACAGCCGGCATGCTCGGCGACGATCCCTCGACGCTCATCCGCAACCGCCGGATTAGGGGGACATCCTTGCAAATTGATGATGATTTTGTTATAAATTGA
- a CDS encoding GTP pyrophosphokinase family protein, whose amino-acid sequence MDGRDWNQFLQPYEQAVEEMKVKFKTLRTELKARESYAPIEFVTGRVKKISSILDKARRLNVPMDQLETGIEDIAGIRIMCQFVDDILRVAAIIRSRQDLKLVYEKDYVTNFKDSGYRSYHMIVEYPVQTAIGFKKVLAEIQIRTLAMNFWATIEHSLNYKYKQSLPEEVKLRLRKASEAAFNLDTEMSSIRHEILEAQIGFEEGSNIVNKVLSDIQDLYFYRRVREAVQFQLKFNELWEQGDTFELKQLAQEIQYSLHKARKGGSPSD is encoded by the coding sequence ATGGACGGCCGGGATTGGAACCAATTTCTGCAGCCTTATGAACAAGCGGTAGAGGAAATGAAAGTGAAATTCAAAACGCTGCGGACCGAGCTCAAAGCCCGGGAATCCTACGCGCCCATCGAATTCGTGACCGGCAGGGTGAAGAAAATATCCAGCATCCTGGATAAAGCCCGCCGCTTGAACGTGCCGATGGATCAGCTGGAGACGGGCATCGAGGACATCGCAGGCATCCGCATCATGTGCCAGTTCGTCGACGACATCCTGCGGGTCGCCGCGATCATCCGCTCCAGGCAGGACTTGAAGCTGGTCTACGAGAAGGATTACGTCACCAACTTCAAGGACAGCGGCTACCGCAGCTATCACATGATCGTCGAGTATCCGGTGCAGACGGCGATCGGCTTCAAGAAAGTGCTTGCCGAGATTCAGATCCGGACGCTGGCGATGAACTTCTGGGCGACGATCGAGCATTCGCTCAACTACAAGTACAAGCAAAGCCTGCCGGAGGAAGTGAAGCTGAGGCTGCGCAAGGCATCCGAAGCGGCATTCAACCTCGACACGGAAATGTCGAGCATCCGGCATGAAATTCTGGAAGCGCAGATCGGCTTCGAGGAAGGCTCCAATATCGTCAACAAAGTGCTGAGCGATATCCAGGACCTGTATTTCTACAGGAGGGTGCGCGAGGCGGTGCAGTTCCAGCTCAAGTTCAACGAGCTGTGGGAGCAGGGAGACACGTTCGAGCTCAAGCAGCTCGCGCAGGAGATCCAGTACTCTCTGCACAAGGCGAGAAAAGGCGGAAGCCCATCCGATTAA
- a CDS encoding L,D-transpeptidase, translating into MDSGESAEPDLGGGTGIEELKAYVKSHPGNRLAWFFLGKAYARQGMEAKANYCYLKSGSVYEAFENEAHPLTLGSGPLHAMLETWDRDRRRKKGAARIVLAVLAAFMLSSVAAAPGVPTQLSQTVSLPEGSKAGEAPPAASAASKAGTKRSVVWVDSDQTGIGAAAAIGALESDEALPSAEAFTLPRSGGYYRWRAGAKGVVEASRTGGKGAYAVQTADNEKCACESGLSEAADRRVREETVFQEQAWSTISGIRQFKRLNGKWPDSAEQLAGDYPHNILPGLPGEAEKHFSEWLLQARQGAAGSSAGGGPGAVPPAAGKGAGKEGVLQEAMTATLKIVVDPHSRQLALLSGAVVVRAYPVGVGGGKTPRGSFSISEKVRNPNGSSKGPFGSRGMTLSDTRYAIHGTDEPDSIGTDRSLGCIRMAKADLEELYDLVPLGTEVAIGDGKLAFLQREGEAESEKGRYEVRPSSREENPDKVYDWL; encoded by the coding sequence GTGGATAGCGGAGAAAGCGCAGAGCCTGATCTAGGAGGCGGCACCGGGATCGAGGAGCTGAAGGCATACGTCAAGTCGCATCCAGGCAACAGGCTTGCCTGGTTCTTTCTCGGCAAAGCCTACGCGAGGCAGGGAATGGAAGCCAAGGCCAACTATTGCTACCTCAAATCCGGCAGCGTCTACGAAGCGTTCGAGAACGAAGCCCATCCGCTGACGCTCGGCTCGGGACCGCTGCATGCCATGCTCGAAACCTGGGATCGGGACAGGAGGCGCAAAAAGGGAGCGGCAAGGATTGTGCTCGCAGTCCTCGCCGCGTTCATGCTGTCATCCGTGGCGGCCGCCCCAGGCGTGCCGACGCAGCTGTCCCAGACCGTCAGCCTGCCTGAGGGAAGCAAGGCTGGAGAAGCTCCGCCAGCAGCATCAGCGGCATCCAAGGCCGGCACGAAGCGATCCGTCGTCTGGGTGGACAGCGATCAGACGGGAATTGGCGCTGCGGCAGCGATCGGAGCTCTGGAAAGCGATGAAGCACTTCCATCCGCAGAGGCGTTCACGCTGCCGCGATCCGGAGGCTATTACCGGTGGCGGGCGGGCGCAAAGGGAGTGGTGGAAGCTTCGCGCACAGGCGGCAAGGGTGCTTATGCCGTGCAAACGGCCGACAACGAGAAATGCGCATGCGAAAGCGGCCTTTCGGAGGCGGCTGACCGCCGGGTCCGTGAGGAGACTGTTTTTCAGGAGCAGGCTTGGTCGACGATCAGCGGCATCAGGCAATTCAAGCGGCTCAACGGGAAGTGGCCGGATTCCGCCGAACAGCTTGCAGGGGATTACCCTCATAATATTCTCCCTGGGCTCCCTGGCGAGGCGGAGAAGCATTTCTCCGAGTGGCTGCTCCAGGCTCGCCAAGGAGCGGCCGGCTCTTCTGCGGGCGGAGGCCCCGGAGCGGTTCCGCCGGCGGCCGGAAAGGGCGCCGGCAAGGAAGGCGTCCTGCAGGAGGCGATGACGGCGACGCTTAAGATCGTCGTCGACCCGCATTCGAGACAGCTTGCGCTCCTGAGCGGCGCCGTCGTTGTCCGCGCCTATCCGGTAGGTGTCGGCGGCGGCAAGACACCGCGCGGCAGCTTCTCCATATCGGAGAAGGTGCGCAATCCGAACGGAAGCTCCAAAGGTCCGTTCGGAAGCAGAGGCATGACGCTCTCGGACACTCGGTATGCCATTCATGGCACGGACGAGCCGGATTCGATCGGAACCGACCGCTCGCTCGGCTGCATCCGCATGGCGAAGGCCGATCTGGAGGAGCTGTACGATCTTGTGCCGCTCGGAACGGAAGTGGCGATCGGCGACGGAAAGCTGGCTTTCCTGCAGCGGGAAGGGGAAGCCGAAAGCGAAAAAGGCCGCTACGAGGTGCGGCCGAGTTCCCGGGAGGAAAATCCGGACAAGGTATACGACTGGCTGTAG
- a CDS encoding alpha/beta hydrolase, which translates to MSIWLWTAAAAAALLLLLAAASMYFYRVAIARTPKTYLEDNPDLPQKEASVSRLDPSEREEQVWLRSRHPEKAALVSDDGLELHAYWIPSKSQSVRTAILAHGYSGDATQMAVFARYYAEILGWNVLMPDARGHGLSGGGYIGFGWHERRDYLRWIDWAARRSGSGAEIVLHGVSMGGATVCMTSGEELPPQVKAIVADCPYTSAKDELVYQLKRMYKLPPFPFLPLTSLVTKLRAGYFFGEASALEQVRKAKAPMLFIHGEADTFVPTWMGVKLYEACPQPKQLLLVPDAEHGAARQKSPKHYDAAVTAFLDQWLPGTAAGERLAEEQAATT; encoded by the coding sequence ATGTCGATTTGGCTATGGACGGCTGCGGCCGCGGCCGCTTTGCTGCTTCTGCTGGCGGCGGCCAGCATGTATTTCTACCGCGTCGCCATCGCGCGCACGCCCAAGACCTATCTGGAGGACAACCCCGACTTGCCTCAGAAGGAGGCATCCGTCTCCCGCCTGGACCCATCCGAGAGGGAGGAGCAGGTGTGGCTCCGAAGCCGGCACCCGGAGAAGGCCGCTCTGGTCTCCGACGACGGCCTGGAGCTGCATGCCTATTGGATTCCGAGCAAGTCTCAAAGCGTCCGTACCGCCATCCTCGCCCACGGCTATTCGGGAGACGCGACGCAGATGGCAGTATTTGCCCGTTATTACGCCGAGATTCTGGGGTGGAATGTGCTCATGCCGGACGCGCGCGGCCACGGCTTGAGCGGAGGCGGATACATCGGCTTCGGCTGGCATGAACGCAGGGATTATCTCCGCTGGATCGACTGGGCGGCCAGGAGGAGCGGCAGCGGCGCGGAGATCGTCCTGCATGGAGTGTCCATGGGCGGCGCCACGGTATGCATGACGAGCGGAGAGGAACTGCCGCCTCAGGTCAAGGCGATCGTGGCGGACTGCCCCTACACCTCCGCGAAGGACGAGCTCGTCTACCAGCTCAAGCGGATGTACAAGCTGCCCCCGTTTCCGTTTCTGCCCCTGACGAGCCTGGTGACCAAGCTGCGGGCAGGGTACTTCTTCGGCGAGGCCTCGGCTCTTGAGCAGGTCAGGAAGGCGAAGGCGCCGATGCTGTTCATCCACGGCGAGGCGGATACGTTCGTGCCAACGTGGATGGGCGTGAAGCTGTACGAGGCTTGCCCGCAGCCGAAGCAGCTGCTGCTCGTGCCGGATGCGGAGCATGGGGCGGCCCGCCAGAAATCCCCGAAGCATTACGATGCCGCCGTGACGGCTTTCCTGGATCAGTGGCTGCCCGGAACCGCGGCGGGTGAAAGGCTGGCGGAGGAGCAGGCTGCGACGACCTGA
- a CDS encoding YwbE family protein, giving the protein MNGSNRASIRPGMTVDIVLKQDQRSGKLTRGIVKDLLTKSPTHPHGIKVRLADGQVGRVKTIVDAQPAAEGD; this is encoded by the coding sequence ATGAACGGAAGCAACCGTGCGTCTATCCGGCCGGGCATGACCGTAGATATCGTGCTCAAGCAAGACCAGAGAAGCGGCAAGCTGACCCGAGGCATCGTGAAGGATCTGCTGACCAAATCGCCTACGCATCCGCATGGAATCAAGGTGCGTCTGGCCGACGGCCAAGTCGGGCGGGTCAAGACGATCGTTGACGCCCAGCCGGCTGCCGAAGGGGACTGA
- a CDS encoding DEAD/DEAH box helicase, which translates to MSSSFTALGIRTELAGRLAQEGISEPTPVQETAIPVLLQGKDVIVQAQTGTGKTLAFALPALQQINPGKTYTQALILTPTRELAIQITGELAKLAPVLGITVLAAYGGQDVESQIRKLKNAAPHVVVATPGRLLDHLRRETVTLSSIRMLVLDEADQMLHMGFLSEVEAIIDQCSIKRQTMLFSATMPDAVKQLAARYMDVPQDIRIKSAAVTLDAIEQRVVITTDRNKQPLLLRLLETENPYLAVVFCRTKLRAKKLTEALQEAGVPADELHGDLTQAKREAVMKRFRSARLQVLVATDVAARGLDVEGVTHVFNYDAPADGDTYIHRIGRTGRAGETGKAITLATARDRASLEAVEQKIRASIKRIQGSEYGIGLEAGTERFDAEPRSPRTGGRSSGGRKAPAGGRGSSRPGSRDSGGGRSGGRANAGGGRSGSRTEAAPAERAGRFAAKPAGRPGAGAASSAGAKPVRSWTDESASSARPSARGRGPAQGRSAGTSGRPAFPGHGFNPEGSGDSGTGRGNRRGAAGAGRGASGGSKGSRGASGAGRGSSSGASGSAGSARRGGKPGSSGPGRRSGR; encoded by the coding sequence ATGTCATCATCATTCACCGCCCTCGGCATCAGGACCGAGCTTGCCGGACGCCTGGCGCAGGAAGGCATCTCGGAGCCGACTCCGGTGCAGGAGACAGCCATTCCCGTCCTTCTCCAAGGAAAGGACGTTATCGTACAAGCTCAGACCGGCACAGGCAAAACGCTCGCATTTGCCCTGCCTGCCCTCCAACAGATCAATCCGGGCAAAACATATACGCAGGCTCTGATTCTCACGCCGACGCGAGAGCTCGCCATACAGATCACGGGCGAGTTGGCCAAGCTGGCCCCTGTGCTCGGCATTACCGTGCTGGCCGCTTATGGCGGGCAAGACGTCGAGTCCCAGATCCGCAAGCTCAAGAATGCCGCCCCGCATGTCGTCGTGGCGACTCCGGGCAGGCTGCTCGACCATCTGCGTCGGGAGACGGTCACGCTGAGCTCCATCCGCATGCTCGTGCTCGACGAGGCCGACCAGATGCTCCATATGGGCTTCCTGTCCGAAGTGGAAGCCATTATCGACCAATGCTCCATCAAGCGCCAGACGATGCTGTTCTCGGCCACCATGCCGGATGCTGTCAAGCAGCTGGCAGCCCGCTACATGGACGTGCCTCAGGATATCCGCATCAAGAGCGCGGCCGTGACGCTCGACGCCATCGAGCAGCGCGTCGTCATCACGACGGACCGCAACAAGCAGCCGCTTCTGCTCCGCTTGCTCGAGACGGAGAATCCGTATCTTGCGGTCGTTTTCTGCCGCACGAAGCTGCGCGCCAAGAAGCTTACCGAAGCGCTGCAGGAAGCCGGCGTTCCCGCCGACGAGCTGCACGGCGATCTGACGCAGGCCAAGCGCGAAGCCGTCATGAAGCGGTTCCGCTCGGCTAGGCTGCAGGTGCTCGTCGCGACGGACGTCGCGGCTCGCGGTCTCGACGTCGAAGGCGTCACCCATGTGTTCAACTACGACGCCCCTGCCGACGGCGACACCTACATCCACCGGATCGGCCGGACAGGACGTGCCGGAGAAACCGGCAAAGCGATCACGCTCGCCACTGCCCGCGACCGTGCGAGCCTGGAGGCTGTGGAGCAAAAAATCCGCGCCTCCATCAAGCGCATCCAAGGCTCGGAGTACGGCATCGGACTCGAAGCCGGCACCGAGCGCTTTGATGCCGAGCCGCGCTCCCCTCGCACGGGAGGACGCAGCTCGGGCGGACGCAAGGCTCCGGCCGGCGGCCGCGGCTCCAGCCGCCCTGGCTCGCGCGATAGCGGCGGAGGACGCTCGGGAGGACGTGCCAATGCCGGAGGCGGCCGTTCCGGTTCGCGGACGGAAGCCGCTCCTGCCGAGCGGGCGGGCCGCTTCGCAGCCAAGCCGGCAGGAAGGCCTGGCGCCGGTGCCGCCTCCTCGGCAGGAGCCAAGCCGGTCCGCAGCTGGACCGACGAGTCCGCTTCGTCCGCCCGCCCGTCGGCCCGCGGACGCGGTCCGGCTCAAGGAAGGTCTGCCGGAACATCGGGACGGCCCGCATTCCCTGGCCATGGCTTCAATCCGGAGGGAAGCGGCGATTCCGGCACTGGCCGCGGCAACCGCCGCGGCGCTGCCGGAGCAGGACGCGGAGCTTCGGGCGGCAGCAAAGGCAGCCGCGGAGCTTCCGGTGCAGGGCGCGGCTCATCCAGCGGCGCCTCTGGCAGCGCGGGCTCTGCGCGCCGCGGAGGCAAGCCGGGCAGTTCCGGTCCCGGCCGCCGCAGCGGACGCTGA